Sequence from the Zeugodacus cucurbitae isolate PBARC_wt_2022May chromosome 2, idZeuCucr1.2, whole genome shotgun sequence genome:
ACCGCCTGGAGCAGCCGCACCAGCTGCCGGGGCCTTGACGCTAGAACTATCATCCGTTTCGCTGCTGTCCACGAAAATCacgcgcttcttcttcttctgggcATCACTCTGCGCGGCATGTTTCTCTGTCGTCGATAGAATTGAGGTGGGCTTCACAACCTTTGGAGCTGGCGTAACAGCCGTGTTTACTGCCGCTGGTGGCGAGGTCGGTACATCCGTCACTTCAGCGGGCGTTGCTTCGGCGTCTAATGCTGATTGCTCAGTTGTGATTGGAGCTTGGTCTTCATATGTATAACTGATTTCTTGAACTTGATCAGTCGGATATtccatttgctgttgttgttgctcttgtggTTCAGTGTAATTTTGCGAGGAGTAGATCGCTTCTGCATTATTGGCATCACCGGCAGCATATTGTGGATCGACCACATATTGGCCGGTAGTTTCATCGTAGATGTAGCCAGGATAAGCGTTCGGGTCGTAGTTGCCATACTGTGTAGCATCGTAATTTTCATAATCTTGCTGTGAATAGTCTGGTTGTTCTTCATGCTGTTGCTGGTCAGATGTGGAGTCTGTGGGGTTAGTTGGATTGATATTTTGCTCTGTTGGGTACTCGGCGTAGGTATTTGCTGATTCCGCAGTACCGTAAGCGCTTTCTGCAGTGAATGTGTTTGTTTGCTGATAAAGCTCTTGATTGGAGGTGCCATAAGTAACTTGATTTTGTGAATCGATTGTCTCATTTTTGGAGTTATTTGCTTTCAAACCCCCAGTATTGTCACTTTCAATAGTTGGGTTATAATTGGCGTAATCCGCGTCTCCGGAGAGATTTGATGTTTCAATTTCTCCTTTTGTTATGTATTCCTGCTCTTGTGGTTTGCTTTCCTGATTTTTGTTGTCTTCCAAAGGTGTTTCTTGCTGTTCAAGTAGTTCAGTAAAGAAGCCTTGTGCTGCTGTTCGTGTGGTCGTCACCTCAGTTTCGGGCAACTGTGGATTCACTAGCTCACCATAAATTGCATTCTCAATGTTATCAATTTTGGAATTCGAAATAGGCGTCGAAGTTGAAGACACGTTAGAAGTAGGTGCCATTGCTGCATCATCCACAGAGCCCGTGTGCGATTGCCATGATTGATTGTCCAAATTCTCATTCGAGGTTGGTAGCTCTTCGGAGCTTGGCTCATGCTTTGTATTAACAATTTCTGAGAAACGCTTAAAGCCTGTGTAAGTTTGGTTGCTGTCGTTGTCCATATTTTTAGTAGCGTAGTCGTTATTTTCTTCAGCATCAATTGTACCGTAACGCTGCTCGATTTCGGCAATCTTTCGCCTGTGCTCCTCAGCTGTACTCAAATTGGCGATATTCCCTTCTTTCCAATCATCTTTTGAAGttgactttttattatattgttcaaaGTTGTAAGAAGATCTTACGCTCATCTTTGGTCCTTCGGAGCTTACTGCCGGGTCGGTATGAGACATCATATCGTCCTTAATATCGGCATCCTCCAGCTTAACCTCGGACAAACTGCTCACAACTTCATTGACAGCGGGATTCTGTTCTCTGATTACGGTTGCTGGATTGTCTCCAGCAGCTTTCATCGATGTAGAATTGTCTGACTGGTACCGTGCCAATTTATCGGCAGATTGTCTAGATGTTAGTTGCTTGTGGTTTACAGGTGTAGGAGCTGAAGAATGCGTATATCCTTCAGTTTCAGCATTCTCCTCCATTCTGTTTGTAGAATGCGGTATGGTCGCAGTTTGTTTGTTAGATATTTCACCGGTTGACGACTCTACTATAGAGGGAAATTCTGTAGAAGTCGCAGCTTCTGCGGTTGGTACTGTGTTATCAGTGAGTCCATAGTTTTTCAGA
This genomic interval carries:
- the LOC105214124 gene encoding myb-like protein AA, whose amino-acid sequence is MQLLWSNMYPQSELDNYKLQVDLLQEKLKQSEDNRQQLQKELQQILQRRSEHDKSVRTKIRQKYQSFLDEQERRNERNKMLMQMIERIDQQTTALSARSERLKMMKLQYERYFAKLMQAQPMRCIPNAAPTTRFTAEATPITAMTAPTQIPVLLPAVAAQPPTTAPSMDALSGLKSERTTGSMPATATIQQVAGHLEATTEAQSTALTPRMWTFAMATPTPAGLLLSGAPTTTMVGGHGALPTTTTPFEFLQYPLGYGPMMQQPPICQQIPYATATPTGPSMVFGNRSEVPQGSNVDLKEKDQSVLKNYGLTDNTVPTAEAATSTEFPSIVESSTGEISNKQTATIPHSTNRMEENAETEGYTHSSAPTPVNHKQLTSRQSADKLARYQSDNSTSMKAAGDNPATVIREQNPAVNEVVSSLSEVKLEDADIKDDMMSHTDPAVSSEGPKMSVRSSYNFEQYNKKSTSKDDWKEGNIANLSTAEEHRRKIAEIEQRYGTIDAEENNDYATKNMDNDSNQTYTGFKRFSEIVNTKHEPSSEELPTSNENLDNQSWQSHTGSVDDAAMAPTSNVSSTSTPISNSKIDNIENAIYGELVNPQLPETEVTTTRTAAQGFFTELLEQQETPLEDNKNQESKPQEQEYITKGEIETSNLSGDADYANYNPTIESDNTGGLKANNSKNETIDSQNQVTYGTSNQELYQQTNTFTAESAYGTAESANTYAEYPTEQNINPTNPTDSTSDQQQHEEQPDYSQQDYENYDATQYGNYDPNAYPGYIYDETTGQYVVDPQYAAGDANNAEAIYSSQNYTEPQEQQQQQMEYPTDQVQEISYTYEDQAPITTEQSALDAEATPAEVTDVPTSPPAAVNTAVTPAPKVVKPTSILSTTEKHAAQSDAQKKKKRVIFVDSSETDDSSSVKAPAAGAAAPGGESDFDFSSGAETSVG